In Candidatus Bathyarchaeia archaeon, the sequence CACTGGTTTATATTGGAAAGGTTCTCCAGAGACTCTTTAAGAGTGAACTTCCAATAATCGAAAAGATACAGATAACATTCATAACGGACCCGGATAAGGTTAAGGAGAAATTCAGGGAGGCTATGGAAACATATGAGAGGCGGGATGCTAGAGCCAGAGGACTAAAAGATGAAGAAGTTGATGCATTTTACGGTTGCACATTATGCCAATCTTTTGCGCCAACACATGTATGCGTTATTACACCGCAAAGATACTCAAACTGTGGAGCAATAAGCTGGTTTGATGGCAGAGCTGCTGCCAGAGTAGACCCGAAGGGCCCGATATTCAGGATAGATAAGGGCGAGTGCATAGACCCATTAAGGGGCGAGTATGCTGGCGTCAACCAGATTGTCAAGTTGAAGTCCGGCGGCGAGATACAGCGTGTCTGGTTATATTCAGCCTTCGGCTATCCACACACATCATGTGGATGCTTTGAGGCTGCAGCCTTCTATATACCGGAGGTTGATGGATTCGGCATAGTTCATAGGGGCTTCACTGAGAATACACCCATTGGACTATCATTCTCAACAATAGCAGACTCAACAGCTGGTGGGAGACAGGTTGATGGATTCCACGGAATATCAATCGAGTATATGCGTTCTCCAAAGTTTCTGCAGGCTGAGGGAGGTTGGGAGAGGGTAGTGTGGGTTCCCTCAGCAATCTTGGAGAGGGTTAAGGACTTTATGCCAAAGGATTTGGTAGGTAAGGTTGCGACTGAGAAGGATGTTAAAACGGTTGAGGAATTGAAGCGGTTTCTAATTGCCAGAGGGCATCCTGTAGTTAAGAGGTGGAAGGCTAAGGCTGCTGAGGAAGCTACCAAAGCAGCGATTGAGAAGGCTAAGCCTACACCAACAGCCGAACTGGCAGTTCCGGTCAGTGTTGGAGCTGGAGGTTTCAGGCTTGTTCTCAAGAATGTTAAGATTCATGCTAAAAAGGTTAAGATAATTAGGGTTAAGGAGAAGTGAAATTATGGGGGCTGAAGAAGGGAGAAAGCGGGATGAGAATGCTGGCGCAATAATTAGGCTCGGCCCAAAACTCCTCGAATTGCTGAGCAAGCTCGGCGAAATAGAGCTCGAAGATGTTGAAATAAACGCTGAGGAGCTTGAAATATGGATTCCAACAGTTATCCCGCAGGTTATACCGGCACAGCCAGCTGTCACGGTTCCACCAACACCAAAAGTGCTGCCCAAGAAGCCCACAGAGATATTGGCTGCTGAGTTTAAGCCACTAACCCAAACATATCCGGGAAGAATAGTTGAGGTTAAGCTTGGTGCAACTAAGGCTGAGGGTGGCTCAAGGGGCAGGGTTGTAAGGATTGGTGGCGAGGCTGCACCATCATTCTATTTGTGGGAGGAGTTTCCACCTAATCCACCAGCCATATCGGCCGACGTATTTGATATGGAGATTAGTCTACCAAGAGCCTTAAGGATGCACGTTCAGGATGTTATAGGTGACCCGGCTGCATGGGCTAAGCTTGCTGTTGACAAGTTCGAAGCCGACATGATTACGGTTCACTTGGTTAGTACAGACCCGCTAATCAAGAATACTCCGCCGAATGAGGCTGCAAAAACGATTGAGGAGGTTCTCCAGGCCGTTGATGTTCCAGTTATTATTGGTGGATGCGGAGACCCGAGGAAGGATGCCGAAGTCTTCAAGAGGGTTGCTGAGGTTGCACATGGAGAGAGGGTTATGCTGAGCTCACTAACGCTTGATATGGCTGAAGCTGGCATTTTAGGTGATGTTGCAAGGGTTGCCAGGGAGCATGGGCATGTTGTTCTAGCTTTTACGGCTATGGAGTTGAATAGGGCTAAGGAACTGAATAGGAGGCTCTACGAGTATCTGCCAAGAGACAGCATAGTAATGGACTTGACGACGGCGGCGTTAGGCTACGGCCTAGAATACTCCTTCACAATACATGAGAGGGCTAGGCTTGCAGCGCTCGGAGGAGACGTGGAATTACAGCACCCAACATCATCCGGGTCAACGAATGCCTGGGCTGCTAGGGAGGCTTGGATGAAACTTGGACCGGAGTGGGAGCCTAGGGAGCTTAGGGGCCCATTATGGGAGACGATTACCGCGTTAACGCTGCTATTGGCTGGAGTAGATATGTTCATGATGATGCATCCGGCTGCAAT encodes:
- the cdhC gene encoding CO dehydrogenase/CO-methylating acetyl-CoA synthase complex subunit beta translates to MSMFADIPVDVGVIYEGERIRWQDAQLEFGGPRVEHKFELVRVRKLDDVEDGKIAIIGPDIKDLEKKSYPLGIYIEVAGKELDEEIEGVIERRIHEYVNYIEGVMHLNQRYDIWIRISKRSFEKGLNSLVYIGKVLQRLFKSELPIIEKIQITFITDPDKVKEKFREAMETYERRDARARGLKDEEVDAFYGCTLCQSFAPTHVCVITPQRYSNCGAISWFDGRAAARVDPKGPIFRIDKGECIDPLRGEYAGVNQIVKLKSGGEIQRVWLYSAFGYPHTSCGCFEAAAFYIPEVDGFGIVHRGFTENTPIGLSFSTIADSTAGGRQVDGFHGISIEYMRSPKFLQAEGGWERVVWVPSAILERVKDFMPKDLVGKVATEKDVKTVEELKRFLIARGHPVVKRWKAKAAEEATKAAIEKAKPTPTAELAVPVSVGAGGFRLVLKNVKIHAKKVKIIRVKEK
- the cdhD gene encoding CO dehydrogenase/acetyl-CoA synthase subunit delta, with the translated sequence MGAEEGRKRDENAGAIIRLGPKLLELLSKLGEIELEDVEINAEELEIWIPTVIPQVIPAQPAVTVPPTPKVLPKKPTEILAAEFKPLTQTYPGRIVEVKLGATKAEGGSRGRVVRIGGEAAPSFYLWEEFPPNPPAISADVFDMEISLPRALRMHVQDVIGDPAAWAKLAVDKFEADMITVHLVSTDPLIKNTPPNEAAKTIEEVLQAVDVPVIIGGCGDPRKDAEVFKRVAEVAHGERVMLSSLTLDMAEAGILGDVARVAREHGHVVLAFTAMELNRAKELNRRLYEYLPRDSIVMDLTTAALGYGLEYSFTIHERARLAALGGDVELQHPTSSGSTNAWAAREAWMKLGPEWEPRELRGPLWETITALTLLLAGVDMFMMMHPAAIRTVKEVIKSLLNWGKSRPEDIADWITLKI